GTCGAGCTGCCCGGCCAGCAGCTCGCTGGTCTCGGCGAGGAAGGAGGGGCCGCCCCGGTCGGCCCATTCGGCGGCGTAGCCGTGCTGGAGCGCCGACCCCCTCCGGGACCGGGTCAGGCGGACGGGCGGCTCGCGCCGGGGCTCGGGGGCGGCCGGCCCGGGCTCGCCCTCGGTGGCCTCCAGGCGGAACCAGACCGTCTTGACCGACTGGCGGTAGGTGACGCCCCAGGACTCCGCCAGCGCGCTGACCAGCTGGAGGCCGTACCCCGGCTCACCGGGGCGGGTATCGACCCCGCCGCGTACCCGACGGGCGGGGTGCCGGTCGGAGACCTCCAGCACCACACCCACCGTCGCCCGGCCGCGGCCCTCCTCGGAGTCGGCGGGCGGACCGTGCTCGATGCGGCAGGTCACGTCGATGTCGGTACCGGCGTACATCACCGCGTTGGTGACCAGCTCGCTGGTGAGCAGGACCGCGGTGTTGATGAGTTCGGAGCTGATCGCCGCCGCCCCGGTGCCCGCGGTGGCCGACGGCGCGGCAGCCCGTTCGGCGAGCAGTGCGCGCACGAATTTGCGCGCTCCCGAGGCCGCGAGCTGGTTGGCCGGCAGACCTTTCCGGGACACGGACTCCGTCGCGTACGGGGAGGACAGCGCTGCCACTGTGCCCCCTGAAGATGCCGGGAAAAACTGATTACGAGCGCTTTATACTATGTCATATCCGCCCAATTGGATCACTTCACTCACATAGGTCTCTCCACGCCGATCACTGGGGGGATGGTGCGCCATGGCTCTAGACCCGGCCAGGCCCGAGCCTGCTTCCACACCCCCACCGCCCCCGGGGTCGCCGGAGCCGACCGGACCCCAGGACTCCCCGCGGACGGAAGCGTCCGTGCCCCCCGACGGGGACGGACAGTGGGTGCGGACGAGCGAGCTGCGACCGCTGCTGGCCGCGATGAACGCGCTGCGCGACGGGGACTTCAACGCCGGCGTGGAGCCCTTCCCGGGCGGCGGCGGGGCGGACGGCGTGCTGGCCGACATGGTCGGCGTCTTCCACCAGATCGTCGCCCGCAACGCCCATCTGGCATCCGAGCTGCAACGCGTACGCAGCGAGATCATCCGGCAGGGCCGGCTGGACGAGCGGATCTCCGCGAGTCCCGGCCAGGGGACGTGGACGACGAACATCGAGGCGGCCAACACCGTCCTCGAAGCCCTGGTCGTCCCGCTCGCCAAGGCCACCCGAGTGCTGGACGCGGTGGCCGACGGCGATCTGACCCAGCACGTCGACCTGCATGACGGCAACCGCCAGCTGCGCGGCGATCTGCGCCGCCTGGGCAGCGGCGTCAACCGCATGGTCGACCAGCTCTCGCTGTTCACCGGGGAGGTCACCCGGGTCGCCCGCGAGGTCGGCACCGAGGGCCGGCTCGGCGGCCGGGCCAGGGTGCAGGGGCTCTCCGGCGACTGGCTGCACGTGACCGAGGCGGTCAACACCATGGCGTCGCGGCTGACCGCGCAGGTCCGGGACATCGCCGTGGTCACCACGGCGGTGGCGCGCGGCGACCTGACCCAGCAGGTGACGGTCGAGGCGACCGGGGAGCTGCTGGAGCTGAAGCTGACCGTCAACAAGATGGTCGACCAGCTGCGGGCGTTCGCCGACGAGGTCACCCGGGTCGCCCGCGAGGTCGGCACCGAGGGCCAGCTCGGCGGCCGCGCCCAGGTCAGGGGCGTCTCCGGGGTCTGGAAGGACCTCACCGACAACGTCAACTTCATGGCGTCCAACCTGACCTGGCAGGTCCGCAACATCGCCCAGGTGACCACGGCCGTGGCCAACGGCGATCTGAGCCAGAAGATCACCGTGGACGCCCGGGGCGAGATCCTGGAGCTGAAGTCGACGATCAACACCATGGTCGACCAGCTCTCCGCCTTCGCCGACGAGGTCACCCGCGTCGCCCGCGAGGTCGGCACCGAGGGCCAGCTCGGCGGCCGCGCCCAGGTCAGGGGCGTCTCCGGGGTCTGGAAGGACCTCACCGAGAGCGTCAACTTCATGGCCGACAACCTGACGTCCCAGGTCCGCAACATCGCCCAGGTCGCCACCGCCGTCGCGGAGGGCGACCTCGGCAAGAAGATCACCGTCGAGGCGAAGGGCGAGATCCTGGAGCTGAAGTCGACGATCAACACCATGGTCGACCAGCTCTCCGCCTTCGCCGACGAGGTCACCCGGGTCGCCCGCGAGGTCGGCACCGAAGGCAACCTGGGCGGTCAGGCGCAGGTCAGGGGCGCGTCCGGGGTCTGGAAGGACCTCACCGACAACGTCAACTTCATGGCGCTGAACCTCACCTCGCAGGTCCGCAACATCGCCCAGGTGACCACCTCGGTGGCCAACGGCGACCTGTCGAAGAAGATCGACGTCGACGCCCGCGGCGAGATCCTGGAGCTGAAGGAGACCGTCAACACCATGGTCCAGCAGCTGCGCGCGTTCGCGGACGAGGTGACCCGGGTGGCCCGCGAGGTCGGCACCGAGGGCCGGCTCGGCGGCCGCGCCCAGGTGCACGGCGTGTCCGGCGTCTGGAAGAACCTCACCGACAACGTCAACTTCATGGCCGACAACCTGACGTCCCAGGTCCGCAACATCGCCCAGGTCGCCACCGCCGTCGCGAAGGGCGACCTGTCCAAGAAGATCGACGTCGACGCCCGCGGCGAGATCCTCGAACTCAAGACGACCATCAACACCATGGTCGACACCCTGTCGTCCTTCTCCTCCGAGGTGACCCGGGTGGCCCGCGAGGTCGGCAGCGAGGGCCAACTCGGCGGCCAGGCGCGGGTCGAGGGCGTCTACGGCACCTGGAAGCGGCTGACCACCAGCGTCAACGAGCTGGCGCTGAACCTGACCACGCAGGTCCGCGCGATCGCCGAGGTGGCCAGCGCGGTCACCCAGGGCGACATGTCCGGCTCGATCACCGTGGACGCCCAGGGCGAGGTCGCGGCGCTGAAGAACAACATCAACCTGATGGTCGCCAACCTCCGCGAGACCACCCGCGCCAAGGACTGGCTGGAGTCCAACCTCGCCCGTATCGCCAGCCTGATGCAGGGCCACCGCGACCTGGTCGAGGTCGCCGATCTGATCCTGCGCGAGCTGACCCCGCTGGTGAACGCGCAGTTCGGCGCGTTCTTCCTGGCCGAGGCGGGCGCCGAGCCCGGCGAGGGACTGGAGCTCATCGCCGGTTACGGCACCGGGCAGCCCGAAGGCCGCCGTTCGCTGCCGCGGCTGCGGCTGGGCACCCCCGGCTGGGGCCTGATCACCCAGGCCGCGATGGAGAAGAAGCGGATCGTCGTCGACGCCGTCCCGCCCGACTACATCACCATCAGCTCCGGCCTCGGCGCCGCCGCCCCCGCCAGCATCGTCATCCTCCCGGTCCTCTTCGAGGACCAGGTGCTGGGCGTCATCGAGCTGGCCTCCTTCAGCCGCTTCAGCGAAGTCCACCTCGCCTTCATCGACCAGTTCGTCAACACCATCGGCGTCTCCATCAACACCATCATCGCCAACTCCCGTACGGAGTCGCTGCTTTCGGAGTCCCAGCGGCTGACCGCCGAGCTGCGCCAGCGCTCCGACGAGCTCCAGCTGACCAACGCCGAGCTGGAGGAGAAGGCCGCCCTGCTGGCCACCTCCTCCCAGTACAAGTCCGAGTTCCTGGCGAACATGTCGCACGAGCTGCGCACCCCGCTGAACTCGCTGCTGGTGCTCTCCCGGCTGCTCGCCGACAACCCCGACGGCCGGCTCTCGCCGCAGGAGGTGGAGTTCGCCGTCACCATCCACCGCGCGGGCTCCGATCTGCTCCAGCTGATCAACGACATCCTCGACCTGTCGAAGATCGAGGCCGGCCGGATGGACCTGCACCCCAAGCCGCTGCCGCTCATCAAGCTGCTGGACTACGTCCGGGCGACGTTCAAGCCCCTCACCGTCGACCGCGGCCTCACCTTCGACATCAAGGTCGGCGACGACGTCCCCGAGGAGCTCTTCTCCGACGAACAGCGCCTCCAGCAGATCCTGCGCAACCTGCTGTCCAACGCCGTGAAGTTCACCTCCTCGGGCGGGGTGGAACTCCTCGTCCGCCGCGTACCGGGCACGGACTTCGACGAGGAGTCCCTGCGCACGGCCGGCGACGTCATCGCGCTGTCCGTGAAGGACACCGGCATCGGCATCCCGCCCGAGAAGCTCGACGACATCTTCGAGGCGTTCCAGCAGTCCGACGGCACCACCAACCGCAAGTACGGCGGCACCGGTCTCGGCCTGTCCATCAGCCGCGACATGGCGGCGCTGCTCGGCGGCCGGATCACCGCCGAGAGCGAGCCCGACGTCGGCTCGACCTTCACGCTGTACGTGCCCGCCCGCTACACCGCTCCGCTGCCGGCGCCCAGCCCCACCGCCGCGGCCCGTCCCGCGGACAGCGCCGCGCAGGCCACCCCCGGGCCCGCCGCGGTGACCCGGCCCGTGCTCGCCGAACACCTCACCACCAGGCCCACCCCGAGGACCGCCCCGGCACCGGACCGGGAACCGCCGGGCGACGACGGCTTCCCCGACAAGGAGGCGCGGGAGGACCTGATGTCCGGCACGACGATGCACGCGGCGGACGGCGGCGACGTCACCTGGCCCGAGACCACCCGGCTCAAGGACTGGCTCAGCGGGCGCCCCGGCCAGGTGCTGGCGAACCGCCGGATCCTCATCGTCGACGACGACATCCGCAACGTCTTCGCGCTCACCCACGTGCTGGGCCGGGTCGGCATCCGCGTGAAGTACGCCGAGAACGGCCGCGAGGGCCTGGAGGTCCTCGACCGGACGCCGGACGTCTCGCTGGTGCTGATGGACATCATGATGCCCGAAATGGATGGATACGAGATGATCAAGGCGATCCGACAAACGCCTCGTTTCGCGGAGCTGCCGGTGATCGCGCTCACCGCCAAGGCCATGCCGGGCGACCGCGAGAAGGCGATCGAGAGCGGGGTCAACGACTACATCCCCAAACCGGTGGACGTGGACCGTCTGCTGTCCGTGATCTGCGGGCTGCTGGACCCCGAGCCCGCCGCCTGCACGCCGGAGCCCGACGACTCCGAAGAGGCCGGTTCGGGCGCGGGCACCGGCACCGGCCCGGACGACCGGGGAACGGCGGGGCAGCAGCAATGACCACCGCGTCGGACACCGCCGGCATCCTCATCGTCGACGACATGGAGGAGAACCTCGTCGCACTGGAAGCCGTCCTCGGCTCGCTCTCCCGACGGGTGGTACGCGCCCGGTCCGGCGAGGAGGCCCTCAAGGCCATGCTCCGCGAGGAGTTCGCGGTGGTCCTCATCGACGTCCTCATGCCGGGCATGAACGGCTTCGAGACGGCGGCCAACATCAAGGGCCTGGACCAGACGAAGGACGTCCCGATCATCCTGCTCACCGGCGCCTCGGTCGACCCCAACTACGCCTACCGGGGCTACACGGTCGGTGCCGCCGACTTCCTGATCAAACCGTTCGACCCCTGGCTGCTGCGCACCAAGGTCAACGTCTTCCTCGAACTGCACCGCAAGAACCAGCAACTCGCCGCACAGGCCGAGCAGTTGAAGCGCCTGCTCACCGCCGACAACCGGCCCGGAGGCGAGGCG
The sequence above is a segment of the Streptomyces lydicus genome. Coding sequences within it:
- a CDS encoding HAMP domain-containing protein; this encodes MALDPARPEPASTPPPPPGSPEPTGPQDSPRTEASVPPDGDGQWVRTSELRPLLAAMNALRDGDFNAGVEPFPGGGGADGVLADMVGVFHQIVARNAHLASELQRVRSEIIRQGRLDERISASPGQGTWTTNIEAANTVLEALVVPLAKATRVLDAVADGDLTQHVDLHDGNRQLRGDLRRLGSGVNRMVDQLSLFTGEVTRVAREVGTEGRLGGRARVQGLSGDWLHVTEAVNTMASRLTAQVRDIAVVTTAVARGDLTQQVTVEATGELLELKLTVNKMVDQLRAFADEVTRVAREVGTEGQLGGRAQVRGVSGVWKDLTDNVNFMASNLTWQVRNIAQVTTAVANGDLSQKITVDARGEILELKSTINTMVDQLSAFADEVTRVAREVGTEGQLGGRAQVRGVSGVWKDLTESVNFMADNLTSQVRNIAQVATAVAEGDLGKKITVEAKGEILELKSTINTMVDQLSAFADEVTRVAREVGTEGNLGGQAQVRGASGVWKDLTDNVNFMALNLTSQVRNIAQVTTSVANGDLSKKIDVDARGEILELKETVNTMVQQLRAFADEVTRVAREVGTEGRLGGRAQVHGVSGVWKNLTDNVNFMADNLTSQVRNIAQVATAVAKGDLSKKIDVDARGEILELKTTINTMVDTLSSFSSEVTRVAREVGSEGQLGGQARVEGVYGTWKRLTTSVNELALNLTTQVRAIAEVASAVTQGDMSGSITVDAQGEVAALKNNINLMVANLRETTRAKDWLESNLARIASLMQGHRDLVEVADLILRELTPLVNAQFGAFFLAEAGAEPGEGLELIAGYGTGQPEGRRSLPRLRLGTPGWGLITQAAMEKKRIVVDAVPPDYITISSGLGAAAPASIVILPVLFEDQVLGVIELASFSRFSEVHLAFIDQFVNTIGVSINTIIANSRTESLLSESQRLTAELRQRSDELQLTNAELEEKAALLATSSQYKSEFLANMSHELRTPLNSLLVLSRLLADNPDGRLSPQEVEFAVTIHRAGSDLLQLINDILDLSKIEAGRMDLHPKPLPLIKLLDYVRATFKPLTVDRGLTFDIKVGDDVPEELFSDEQRLQQILRNLLSNAVKFTSSGGVELLVRRVPGTDFDEESLRTAGDVIALSVKDTGIGIPPEKLDDIFEAFQQSDGTTNRKYGGTGLGLSISRDMAALLGGRITAESEPDVGSTFTLYVPARYTAPLPAPSPTAAARPADSAAQATPGPAAVTRPVLAEHLTTRPTPRTAPAPDREPPGDDGFPDKEAREDLMSGTTMHAADGGDVTWPETTRLKDWLSGRPGQVLANRRILIVDDDIRNVFALTHVLGRVGIRVKYAENGREGLEVLDRTPDVSLVLMDIMMPEMDGYEMIKAIRQTPRFAELPVIALTAKAMPGDREKAIESGVNDYIPKPVDVDRLLSVICGLLDPEPAACTPEPDDSEEAGSGAGTGTGPDDRGTAGQQQ
- a CDS encoding response regulator codes for the protein MTTASDTAGILIVDDMEENLVALEAVLGSLSRRVVRARSGEEALKAMLREEFAVVLIDVLMPGMNGFETAANIKGLDQTKDVPIILLTGASVDPNYAYRGYTVGAADFLIKPFDPWLLRTKVNVFLELHRKNQQLAAQAEQLKRLLTADNRPGGEAGAAAGQEPADDREAGSPGRPASHGDDQPSHDRPSHDQPSHDRPPPFPEPPEASRLADIAGQLAELELLLRDAKGTDHTNLADRIAELERCVGRLLTSREA